Proteins from one Peromyscus eremicus unplaced genomic scaffold, PerEre_H2_v1 PerEre#2#chr22_unloc_1, whole genome shotgun sequence genomic window:
- the LOC131900754 gene encoding olfactory receptor 10H1, producing the protein MASMQGVNRSGVTEFILIGFSTFPHLQLMFFLLFLLMYLFTLLGNLLIMATIWSEHSLHTPMYLFLCALSISEIFYTFAIIPRMLADLLSTLHSITFLACASQMFFSFTFGFTHSFLLTVMGYDRYVAICHPLRYNVLMSPRGCACLVAWSWIGGSFMGTVVTTAIFNLTFCGPNEIHHFACHVPPLLKLACGENVLVVARGVGMVCITALLGCFLLILLSYAFIVAAILKIPSAEGRHKAFSTCASHLTVVIVHYGFASVIYLKPKGPKSLEGDTLMGITYTVLTPFLSPIIFSLRNKELKNAMKKAFLSKLYPEKI; encoded by the coding sequence ATGGCCTCCATGCAGGGAGTCAATCGCTCAGGAGTGACTGAGTTCATCCTCATTGGCTTCTCTACCTTCCCTCACCTTCAGCTGATGTTCTTCCTGCTGTTCCTGCTCATGTACCTCTTCACACTGCTTGGCAACCTGCTCATCATGGCCACCATCTGGAGTGAACACAGtctccacacacccatgtaccTCTTCCTGTGTGCCCTCTCCATCTCCGAGATTTTCTACACCTTTGCTATCATCCCACGCATGTTGGCTGACCTACTCTCCACACTTCACTCCATCACCTTTCTGGCCTGTGCCAGCCAGATGTTCTTCTCCTTCACATTTGGCTTCACTCACTCTTTCCTACTCACTGTCATGggctatgaccgctatgtggcaaTCTGTCACCCACTGCGCTACAATGTGCTCATGAGCCCCCGGGGCTGTGCCTGCTTGGTTGCCTGGTCCTGGATTGGTGGTTCATTCATGGGGACAGTGGTGACAACAGCCATTTTCAACCTCACTTTCTGTGGACCCAATGAGATTCACCATTTTGCTTGTCATGTTCCACCTCTATTGAAGTTGGCATGTGGAGAGAATGTACTTGTGGTAGCCAGAGGTGTAGGGATGGTGTGCATCACAGCCCTCCTGGGATgctttctcctcatcctcctctcctATGCCTTCATTGTGGCAGCCATCTTGAAGATACCATCAGCAGAGGGTCGGCACAAGGCTTTTTCCACCTGTGCATCTCACCTCACAGTGGTGATTGTGCACTATGGCTTTGCCTCTGTCATCTACCTCAAGCCCAAGGGTCCCAAGTCTCTGGAAGGAGACACTCTGATGGGTATCACTTATACAGTCCTCACCCCCTTCCTCAGCCCCATTATCTTCAGTCTCAGGAACAAGGAGCTGAAGAATGCCATGAAGAAGGCCTTCCTAAGCAAACTCTATCCAGAGAAAATTTAA
- the LOC131900759 gene encoding olfactory receptor 10H1-like — protein sequence MLGLNYSFVSEFILIGFTTFPHLQLMFFLLFLLMYLFTLLGNLFIMATIWSERNLHTPMYLFLCALSISEIFYTFAIIPRMLADLLSTLHSITFLACASQMFFSFTFGFTHSFLLTVMGYDRYVAICHPLRYNVLMSPRGCACLVAWSWVGGSFMGTVVTTAIFNLIFCGSNEIHHFFCHVPPLLKLACGENVLVVARGVGMVCITALLGCFLLILLSYAFIVAAILKIPSAEGRHKAFSTCASHLTVVIVHYGFASVIYLKPKGPKSLEGDTLMGITYTVLTPFLSPIIFSLRNKELKVTMKKAFLNKLFLQNS from the coding sequence ATGTTGGGGCTCAATTACTCCTTTGTATCAGAGTTCATCCTCATTGGCTTCACTACCTTCCCTCACCTTCAGCTGATGTTCTTCCTGCTGTTCCTGCTCATGTACCTCTTCACACTGCTGGGCAACCTGTTCATCATGGCCACCATCTGGAGTGAGCGCAAtctccacacacccatgtaccTCTTCCTGTGTGCCCTCTCCATCTCCGAGATTTTCTACACCTTTGCTATCATCCCACGCATGTTGGCTGACCTGCTCTCCACACTTCACTCCATCACCTTTCTGGCCTGTGCCAGCCAGATGTTCTTCTCCTTCACATTTGGCTTCACTCACTCTTTCCTACTCACTGTCATGGGCTACGACCGCTATGTGGCAATCTGTCACCCACTGCGCTACAATGTGCTCATGAGCCCCCGGGGCTGTGCCTGCTTGGTTGCCTGGTCCTGGGTTGGTGGTTCATTCATGGGGACAGTGGTGACAACAGCCATTTTCAACCTCATTTTCTGTGGATCCAATGAGATCCACCATTTCTTCTGCCATGTTCCACCTCTATTGAAGTTGGCATGTGGAGAGAATGTACTTGTGGTAGCCAGAGGTGTAGGGATGGTGTGCATCACAGCCCTCCTGGGATgctttctcctcatcctcctctcctATGCCTTCATTGTGGCAGCCATCTTGAAGATACCATCAGCAGAGGGTCGGCACAAGGCTTTTTCCACCTGTGCGTCCCACCTCACAGTGGTGATTGTGCACTATGGCTTTGCCTCTGTCATCTACCTCAAGCCCAAGGGTCCCAAGTCTCTGGAAGGAGACACTCTGATGGGTATCACCTATACAGTCCTCACCCCCTTCCTCAGCCCCATTATCTTCAGTCTCAGGAACAAGGAGCTGAAGGTAACCATGAAGAAAGCTTTCCTAAACAAATTATTTCTGCAAAACTCCTGA